The following are encoded together in the candidate division KSB1 bacterium genome:
- a CDS encoding GDP-mannose 4,6-dehydratase, whose protein sequence is MHCLVTGGAGFIGSHLCEHLLAQGHTVVALDNFNDYYDPRLKRRNLEPLLQHPGFTLVEADILDLTGLQRLFGAHTFATIIHLAARAGVRPSIAQPLLYEQVNVQGTMNLLEMARQHKIPKFIFGSTSSVYGNNPKVPFSEDDPVDNPISPYAATKKAGELLCYTYHHLYGLKVSCLRFFTVYGPRQRPDMAIHKFTQLIATGQKVPMFGDGTTKRDYTFITDIIDGVDRALARCSSYHIYNLGESRTIALRDLIELIAQQLGKEARVERLPIQPGDVPLTCADVSRAQRELGYQPRVNVEEGIHRFVEWYKEIHRLA, encoded by the coding sequence ATGCATTGTCTCGTGACGGGTGGCGCCGGATTCATCGGCTCGCATCTCTGTGAACATTTGCTGGCGCAAGGTCACACCGTGGTTGCGCTCGATAATTTTAACGACTACTATGATCCGCGCTTGAAACGGCGCAATCTCGAACCCTTGCTGCAACATCCCGGCTTTACGCTGGTCGAAGCGGATATTCTCGACCTCACCGGTCTGCAGCGACTGTTCGGCGCGCATACGTTTGCAACGATCATTCATCTCGCGGCGCGCGCCGGGGTTCGCCCTTCGATTGCGCAGCCGTTGCTTTACGAGCAGGTCAATGTTCAGGGCACGATGAACCTTCTGGAAATGGCGCGGCAGCATAAAATTCCCAAGTTCATCTTCGGCTCGACCTCCTCGGTGTATGGCAACAACCCTAAAGTGCCGTTTTCCGAAGATGATCCGGTCGATAATCCGATCAGCCCGTATGCCGCCACCAAAAAAGCAGGCGAATTGCTTTGTTACACCTATCATCATCTTTATGGCTTGAAAGTCAGTTGTTTGCGCTTTTTCACGGTTTATGGTCCACGCCAGCGTCCGGACATGGCCATTCACAAATTTACTCAGCTCATTGCCACCGGCCAAAAAGTCCCGATGTTCGGTGACGGCACCACCAAGCGTGATTACACGTTTATCACCGATATCATCGATGGCGTCGATCGCGCTTTGGCGCGTTGTTCGAGCTATCACATTTATAATCTCGGCGAGTCGCGCACGATCGCGCTGCGCGATTTGATCGAATTGATCGCGCAACAGCTTGGCAAAGAAGCGCGAGTCGAACGTCTGCCCATCCAGCCCGGCGATGTGCCGCTGACCTGCGCGGATGTTTCGCGCGCGCAGCGCGAGCTGGGATACCAGCCGCGCGTCAATGTCGAGGAAGGAATTCACCGTTTTGTTGAATGGTATAAAGAGATTCATCGTCTCGCATAA